A genomic segment from Aspergillus puulaauensis MK2 DNA, chromosome 1, nearly complete sequence encodes:
- a CDS encoding Dyp-type peroxidase (COG:P;~EggNog:ENOG410PKTG;~InterPro:IPR011008,IPR006314;~antiSMASH:Cluster_1.11;~go_function: GO:0004601 - peroxidase activity [Evidence IEA];~go_function: GO:0020037 - heme binding [Evidence IEA];~go_process: GO:0055114 - oxidation-reduction process [Evidence IEA]): protein MMSRLVTCFGKPDLISVFPSLTPEPEPIKMAPPPEVLKDLQGDIWPGLGKSHETFYLFNITNPDVFKKRVKALVDQNKITSAEEALKKRAQNRDPHSAGPEAGINVGFSPQGMQKLKWFSMDDLGRGNTLTNRQFCDGAGTLALDQGRDIIEDYDPWMVGHIKGTKVIHGVFIICGDKDSCEAGEALVSKALGDSVDHIHSLKGSVRTGEARGFEHFGFKDTISQPRLEGWDKEDALSLPYQCRPGVIVMNHPGTNGFDKDVGQWEPEWAKNGSYFVLRQMEQDVGKFKEHAKKLAEDKSLGLNLKPHQLEARFVGRWHSGAPLEHFPKEDPAKDKNGPQWDFGNKWEYNEPFDEMKCPYGSHIRKSNPRNTFNQSPHNKDKSLIMRRGIPYGTDYSENTKDDKRGLLFGCYQSNVMNGYACIMDSKYPLPTEVGAINASTGWINNDGFPLKDSGQDVLVAQPIKGAVRDSDKTLHANLYGLDESGNPHVLDSNNQPPAEKKKRCDFPGFIKIRGGEFFFTPPISFFDKLVNKV from the exons ATGATGTCAAG ACTTGTCACTTGCTTTGGAAAGCCTGATCTGATATCTGTTTTCCCCTCGTTGACGCCTGAACCTGAGCCTATCAAAATGGCGCCCCCACCTGAAGTCCTAAAGGACCTCCAAGGAGATATCTG GCCCGGTCTGGGAAAGTCCCATGAGACATTCTACTTGTTCAACATCACAAACCCGGATGTCTTCAAGAAGAGAGTCAAGGCCCTGGTGGATCAAAACAAGATCACCAGCGCCGAGGAAGCCCTCAAGAAAAGAGCCCAGAACAGAGACCCCCACTCGGCTGGGCCTGAGGCTGGCATCAACGTCGGTTTCAGTCCCCAGGGGATGCAAAAG CTGAAATGGTTTTCCATGGACGACCTCGGCAGAGGAAACACCCTTACCAACCGGCAATTCTGCGATGGAGCGGGCACGCTGGCACTCGACCAAGGTCGTGATATCATCGAGGATTACGATCCCTGGATGGTCGGCCACATCAAGGGTACAAAGGTCATCCATGGCGTGTTTATCATCTGCGGCGACAAGGATAGCTGCGAAGCAGGGGAGGCTTTGGTCTCGAAGGCGCTCGGTGACTCGGTTGACCACATCCACAGCCTCAAGGGGAGTGTTCGGACGGGTGAAGCTAGAGGGTTCGAGCA TTTCGGGTTCAAGGATACCATCTCCCAGCCTAGATTGGAAGGGTGGGACAAGGAAGATGCATTGTCGCTTCCTTATCAGTGCAGACCAGG TGTCATCGTAATGAACCACCCCGGCACAAACGGGTTCGATAAAGATGTGGGACAGTGGGAGCCCGAGTGGGCGAAGAACGGCAGCTACTTCGTTTTACGCCAGATGGAGCAGGACGTGGGCAAGTTTAAGGA GCATGCGAAAAAGCTTGCAGAGGACAAATCGCTAGGCTTGAACTTGAAACCACATCAATTGGAAGCCCGCTTTGTTGGGCGATGGCACAGCG GGGCGCCCCTTGAGCACTTCCCCAAGGAAGACCCTGCAAAGGACAAGAATGGCCCGCAATGGGACTTCGGTAACAAGTGGGAGTACAATGAGCCCTTTGATGAGATGAAGTGCCCTTACGGCTCCCACATCCGCAAGTCAAACCCCCGAAACACCTTCAACCAGTCGCCACACAACAAAGACAAGAGCTTGATCATGCGCCGCGGAATCCCTTACGGGACTGACTACAGCGAGAACACAAAGGACGATAAGCGCGGTCTTTTGTTCGGCTGCTACCAGAGCAATGTGATGAACGGTTACGCCTGTATTATGGACAGCAAGTATCCCCTACCTACTGAAGTGGGCGCCATTAACGCGTCAACAGGATGGATCAACAACGATGGGTTCCCCTTGAAGGATTCCGGCCAGGATGTCCTGGTGGCTCAACCCATCAAGGGCGCTGTTCGTGATTCTGACAAGACATTGCACGCTAACCTGTACGGCTTGGATGAGAGCGGCAATCCCCACGTTCtggacagcaacaaccagCCACCagcggaaaagaagaagcgctgtGACTTCCCCGGCTTCATCAAGATCCGCGGTGGTGAGTTCTTCTTCACGCCTCCCATCTCTTTCTTTGATAAGCTGGTCAACAAGGTATAA
- a CDS encoding uncharacterized protein (SECRETED:SignalP(1-22);~antiSMASH:Cluster_1.11) produces the protein MMMMGLPLLTGALAALSRPAHGLVFVDKIKQNIGGNTLTLLHDVSDEKSVGFGVPTDPDTEAWTFDTTGFSDDTAVIKAGNSNRTLVCSEGRTCTLDPEGSKVTYRVTRENDQAPFTFQETASGLFVSRTPDLGLELTPSRSDDSIFFVLEAVHRE, from the exons atgatgatgatgggatTGCCTCTTTTGACCGGAGCGCTTGCCGCTCTCTCTCGCCCGGCGCACGGCTTGGTCTTCGTCGACAAAATCAAGCAGAATATCGGCGGTAACACACTCACCTTACTCCACGACGTCAGCGACGAAAAATCCGTGGGATTCGGCGTCCCGACCGACCCCGACACCGAGGCCTGGACATTCGACACCACGGGTTTCAGTGACGACACCGCTGTCATCAAGGCTGGAAACTCCAACAGGACTCTTGTATGCTCGGAGGGCAGGACATGCACGCTTGATCCTGAGGGATCGAAGGTGACCTATCGGGTTACCAGGGAGAATGACCAAGCACCTTTCACGTTTCAGGAAACTGCATCTGGACTCTTTGTGTCCCGGACACCCGACTTGGGTCTGGAATTGACACCGTCAAGGTCTGATgactccatcttcttcgtatTAGAAGCTGTCCACC GAGAGTGA
- the TAO3 gene encoding putative cell morphogenesis protein (PAG1) (BUSCO:EOG092601YK;~COG:S;~EggNog:ENOG410PGFZ;~InterPro:IPR025614,IPR025481,IPR016024,IPR029473, IPR039867;~PFAM:PF14222,PF14225;~go_process: GO:0000902 - cell morphogenesis [Evidence IEA]), with protein sequence MPLVPDDPASTSHHNISSPPERLVTRSTPSSTVHSRETSAVRGRALDPSTLAPATLQPQGNRRRGHSHSKSPETASVRPSPANDAPLERRPSNSYGHHRQTSIVHGIQHSRNPSFAASTTSTSPLSPELIASLSRSGGAEQEVAGLGRLEYPDMQMLSSHQSPSGAGPANHNPPGMLSTIEDRDTDHVPDNASPVSVAHRRMNSTGKSWRERSHSRSHSRHLQSESKTVGEYALHHLFNSFVGQADNKINQAIMKLDKSDAPVEDVCGPGADPKFDQLISALGHIARQKPKPLIDTIMFWRKAKGDAVLGAKHAASQSKPPSENGLLPRRNTEPTQTSPDTLTPTSQSTNPLLSRHDDIALTERRATVSVYLVCRVLIEIFNQSTLESITVEMADRLEDIVFGQLKTVDPDQIAASPLRMANWRIYSQLLGIMSEEKFTSVTNRFLQELDRYQKEETARGPSREGDARAELLISGLKHVRIKTSPDKWPRSCDFMRSLARLFVNAHGQRIKQTYCNIFERLLLPVAASPNCDLNLPKWKEFLDLVHSRLPHMLTKPRHWPAAFPLHVLLLCLSTKESFSSQWLSVIQSLPAKLKDRPTRGPALQAMCRLVWTYFFRYSDSPTVTLRKVEEVARIALPAGKRTYLSTDPAVADPLTQLVRMIGFKHPDVCFRNIIFPMINSDHFTSSGRDMKIEQMEPEKMVIGIQSFLAIVSDLETCDQLCPPFPSGSIPNPFTDPSASAHLFRSHYLVDPKLPGSSESPDQEPCRPVNTARLSDNIRSLYVRFCEILGNITILCDNAFGGQAALDEKFGGTTPKTPITEAFSFGRRDDHINALDQKQGFYDLLHVAVQALPRCLSDHIPFNSLVNLLCTGTAHVQPNIAFSSAESLKAIARQSHAQQVTMGFARFIFNFDARYSTMSDEGMLGPGHIESTLRLYVELLRIWIEEIKQKTKSTTVDSGEKNGSVSRALHLDLSSVLAQVEEVESHGLFFLCSQSRRVRSFAITVLRLITEFDRALGKENTRIIRILEADSQQILDLNDEHLTVAERSRIQKGKRRSASQNTLIEICSSEVSYDSTLWSKVFPNIVRVSFETCPFAVTLGREIVCARLVHMHKAITALAESPQNPHYTPVDTAQAARSARTNTTAEILIEQWKLYLVMACTTLNSVGAQSQSQLANAQHSRKSSKGGSQSADKIGSARSLFAFVIPLLSAERASIRNAIVVALGSINKNLYRTLLESLQYAVTTCNEEAKIRIGMHHRTPSSPRRSRKTDRLRTEVTHVYKLTSKFLKEPEVYNEDWIVNNLVTYAKDLRIFLSDAGVQNDWEFQSLRFHYCGLMEELFEGVNRTKDPSRWIPFEARKSSFSLMEDWCGYSPNQAQISQREDNMRKIAIARRQEAGGELRGASAAMEIEKRNLRAAALGAMASLCAGPISITTESGSVLQFDVGRMLSWIEIIFNTVSDKWHAIGRRALQNLIIHNKEHSYLLERSVEMCYVTERPKSLESYFEVVTGILIEHTDYPLGFWRILGAVLVTLGSPKREIRMKSAKLLRILEEREQKNSRLQDFDISISDKTTAVYKLAQFETSKRLAQQHSDLAFILFSEFSLHFRNLRPDSQRNLVAAILPWVQTIELQVDPNGGPTAKSYMLLANLFEITIRSSTILPNEVQALWQALATGPHGGNVQLVLDFVISLCLERKEQNFVEYAKQVVVFLSGTPAGSKVIEFFLMQVGPKNMVQERKDITPAPPDVKNLPYVADLATVLPVGNKQAGLSLGQVALILLVDLMVAPVTLPLPDVAKLLHVVIILWDHYTLTVQEQAREMLVHLIHELIAAKIEDNEPAGSRQSIEDFVECIRRSDPKVVWEYEDNHDKEDDEDDSRVPPSMSSVTRAVVDFFSLAYEGITDLWAKEALNWATSCPVRHLACRSFQVFRSISTSLDSRMLADMLARLSNTIADEEADYRTFSMEILTTLKIIISSRAPSDLLRYPQLFWTTCACLNTIHETEFVESIGMLEKFMDRVDMSDPMVVTELIQGQPPKWESGFDGIQNLVYKGLKSSQSLNRTLDILHRLSGLPNNDLIGDGSRLLFTLLANLSHFLHQFDADVDDPKTLARATLLARVAEGEGCPRLAASLLGFANGQYKAENDFLNHIITEVKSYYFPHLDVQSLTFLMGLLTNATDWFRLKVMKILCAVIPEIEMRRSDVTSHGPDLISPLLRLLQTDLCPQALQVMDHIMTVSGNPMERHHIRMSMASSTSSRAIRKEYERIQSLYGIPEPTGWSIPMPAAQSGVTRHNVHAVFYTCAEVDRMEAQETAPSEVEFHADEYNDNFLTMRADTMQSIETQPDGNMGDIVQKLDSLDDFFEDTETSHPTLDALPDMALRGFAGSYVDSNASIYDQQTAPILRKSLARTASSSSFHNGLVDSRPSNMRFDSVGMHSAGTPTPHSSTQTLRPVSHTRSVTSPVNHVFSPPAGPQFSTPQIGAHEPTFLSDDEIDEGSFDFDERLVVHKHPVHHMANQPRSATDGSSSLESMIRSGMRRLTGSTAASRDKERQREFVRAQHRALAQTANSPRVPKVPAEYLAGSASNPNSPG encoded by the exons ATGCCCCTCGTGCCCGACGACCCAGCCTCAACGTCGCACCATAACATCTCATCTCCACCAGAGCGCCTAGTCACAAGGAGCACTCCCTCGTCCACCGTCCATAGCCGGGAAACATCCGCCGTCCGAGGACGAGCACTTGATCCTTCCACGCTAGCCCCTGCCACTCTCCAGCCCCAGGGCAATCGCCGCCGCGGTCACTCGCACTCCAAGAGTCCTGAAACGGCATCTGTGCGCCCAAGTCCTGCGAACGATGCCCCGCTGGAACGCAGACCATCAAACTCGTATGGACACCACCGGCAGACCTCGATCGTCCATGGAATTCAGCACTCCCGGAATCCCAGCTTCGCCGCGTCGACCACGTCAACGAGCCCTTTGAGCCCGGAACTCATTGCGAGCCTCAGCCGCAGCGGCGGCGCCGAACAAGAGGTTGCTGGACTTGGGAGGCTGGAATATCCGGATATGCAGATGCTCTCGAGTCACCAGAGCCCGTCGGGGGCCGGGCCCGCGAACCACAACCCACCGGGAATGCTGAGTACAATAGAAGACCGGGATACCGACCATGTGCCTGATAACGCCAGCCCAGTCAGTGTAGCTCACAGAAGAATGAACTCTACCGGAAAATCATGGCGAGAACGCTCCCACAGTCGTTCACACTCCAGACACCTCCAGAGCGAGTCGAAGACCGTTGGTGAATATGCGCTACACCATCTGTTTAATTCC TTTGTCGGCCAAGCGGACAACAAGATCAACCAGGCGATCATGAAATTAGATAAATCCGATGCTCCGGTAGAAGACGTGTGCGGCCCTGGCGCCGACCCGAAATTCGACCAACTGATATCTGCCCTCGGCCACATTGCTCGCCAGAAGCCCAAGCCATTGATCGATACAATTATGTTCTGGCGAAAGGCCAAAGGTGATGCCGTGCTCGGAGCTAAGCATGCGGCGAGCCAA TCAAAACCACCTTCTGAGAATGGCCTACTTCCCCGCCGGAATACCGAGCCAACCCAGACATCCCCCGATACCCTTACTCCTACAAGCCAAAGCACAAACCCGCTCCTTTCGCGACATGATGATATTGCCCTAACCGAGCGACGAGCTACCGTTTCTGTTTATCTGGTCTGTCGGGTTTTGATAGAGATATTCAACCAAAGTACGCTGGAGTCTATAACTGTCGAAATGGCGGATCGGTTGGAAGATATAGTGTTTGGACAACTTAAGACGGTTGACCCGGATCAGATCGCTGCCTCGCCCCTTCGAATGGCCAATTGGAGAATCTACTCGCAACTCCTTGGGATCATGAGCGAAGAGAAATTTACAAGCGTTACGAACCGTTTCCTGCAAGAACTTGATCGTTATCAAAAGGAGGAAACTGCTCGAGGACCATCGAGAGAGGGGGATGCAAGGGCGGAGCTTCTAATCTCTGGCTTGAAACATGTTCGCATCAAAACGAGCCCTGATAAATGGCCTAGATCATGCGACTTCATGAGATCGCTGGCGCGATTATTTGTTAACGCCCATGGCCAACGCATCAAGCAGACCTATTGTAACATATTCGAGAGATTATTGCTTCCCGTCGCAGCCAGTCCGAACTGTGATCTGAACCTTCCCAAGTGGAAAGAGTTCCTCGACCTGGTGCATTCTCGCCTTCCGCATATGTTGACCAAGCCCAGGCACTGGCCTGCAGCCTTCCCGCTTCAtgttctgcttctttgcttATCCACAAAGGAAAGTTTCTCGTCTCAATGGCTTTCGGTCATCCAATCTCTTCCAGCCAAGCTGAAAGATCGCCCTACAAGGGGCCCGGCTCTTCAGGCTATGTGCCGCTTAGTGTGGACATACTTTTTCCGCTATTCCGACTCTCCCACAGTGACTCTCCGAAAGGTTGAAGAAGTGGCCAGGATAGCGCTCCCGGCAGGGAAAAGAACATACCTCAGTACTGACCCGGCAGTGGCAGATCCTCTAACCCAGTTAGTACGGATGATAGGATTTAAACACCCTGATGTTTGCTTCCGGAATATCATCTTCCCAATGATCAATTCGGACCACTTCACATCCTCCGGGAGAGACATGAAAATCGAGCAAATGGAACCTGAGAAGATGGTGATTGGAATCCAATCGTTCCTCGCAATCGTTTCGGATCTGGAAACTTGTGATCAGCTATGCCCACCTTTCCCTAGCGGCTCTATTCCCAACCCTTTCACCGACCCTTCGGCCTCAGCGCACCTGTTCCGATCCCACTATCTTGTAGATCCCAAACTTCCCGGCAGCTCAGAATCGCCCGATCAAGAGCCATGTCGCCCTGTTAACACTGCAAGACTCAGCGACAACATAAGGAGTCTTTATGTTCGCTTTTGCGAGATATTGGGAAATATAACAATCTTGTGCGATAATGCATTTGGTGGACAAGCTGCCTTGGACGAGAAATTCGGTGGAACGACGCCCAAGACACCCATCACAGAGGCGTTCAGTTTTGGGCGGCGTGATGATCATATCAACGCGTTGGATCAGAAGCAAGGGTTCTATGATTTGCTTCATGTGGCAGTCCAGGCTCTTCCCCGCTGCTTGTCTGATCATATCCCGTTTAATTCGTTGGTAAACCTGTTGTGCACGGGTACTGCCCACGTTCAACCTAACATCGCCTTCTCTTCTGCCGAATCCCTGAAGGCGATTGCAAGGCAATCACATGCACAGCAAGTGACGATGGGATTTGCAAGATTCATCTTCAATTTTGATGCCAGGTACTCCACAATGTCTGACGAAGGAATGCTTGGGCCAGGACACATTGAGTCGACCTTGAGACTCTATGTTGAACTTTTACGAATCTGGATTGAGGAGATCAAGCAGAAAACCAAATCCACTACCGTGGATTCTGGCGAGAAGAATGGTTCAGTGAGCCGTGCATTACACCTTGATCTCTCTAGTGTCCTAGCTCAagtcgaggaagtcgaatCCCATGGCCTCTTCTTTTTATGCTCTCAGTCACGGAGGGTCCGGTCCTTCGCCATCACGGTACTCCGACTCATCACCGAATTCGATCGTGCTCTAGGGAAAGAGAATACTAGAATCATTAGAATACTCGAGGCTGACTCCCAGCAAATCCTGGACTTGAATGACGAACATCTGACTGTGGCCGAAAGGAGCCGCATCCAAAAAGGAAAACGAAGAAGTGCTTCTCAGAACACTTTGATCGAGATTTGCAGCAGCGAAGTTTCTTACGACTCGACGCTGTGGTCTAAAGTGTTTCCCAATATCGTCCGTGTCAGCTTTGAAACTTGCCCTTTCGCTGTCACCCTTGGACGGGAAATTGTCTGCGCCAGACTCGTCCATATGCACAAAGCCATCACTGCTCTCGCAGAAAGTCCGCAGAACCCCCACTACACCCCCGTTGACACTGCGCAAGCGGCTCGTTCGGCTAGGACAAACACGACCGCCGAAATTCTGATCGAGCAGTGGAAATTATACCTGGTCATGGCGTGCACAACGCTCAATAGTGTCGGGGCACAATCTCAAAGTCAATTAGCCAATGCCCAGCACTCGAGGAAATCGTCGAAGGGTGGGTCACAGTCCGCCGACAAAATTGGCTCTGCTAGGAGTCTCTTTGCGTTCGTGATCCCATTGCTTTCTGCCGAACGTGCCTCTATTCGGAATGCAATCGTGGTCGCGTTGGGGTCTATCAACAAGAACCTTTATCGAACACTGCTCGAGTCATTGCAGTACGCCGTCACAACCTGCAACGAAGAAGCTAAGATCCGGATCGGAATGCACCATCGAACGCCAAGCAGCCCGCGACGAAGCCGCAAGACGGATAGGTTACGTACAGAGGTGACTCACGTGTACAAGCTGACCTCGAAGTTCTTGAAAGAGCCCGAAGTCTATAATGAGGACTGGATCGTTAACAATCTCGTCACATACGCCAAAGATCTGCGGATATTCCTTAGTGATGCAGGCGTTCAAAATGACTGGGAGTTTCAAAGTCTCCGCTTCCACTACTGTGGACTGATGGAAGAACTTTTCGAGGGCGTCAACCGTACCAAAGACCCATCCCGATGGATTCCTTTTGAAGCACGCAAATCTTCGTTTTCACTTATGGAGGATTGGTGCGGTTATTCCCCGAACCAAGCTCAGATATCCCAGCGGGAGGACAATATGCGAAAAATTGCCATTGCTCGACGTCAAGAAGCAGGTGGGGAGCTGCGGGGTGCTTCCGCAGCCATGGAAATTGAAAAAAGGAACTTACGGGCCGCAGCGCTTGGTGCAATGGCATCACTTTGC GCGGGTCCAATAAGCATTACTACGGAGAGCGGTTCAGTGCTCCAATTTGATGTTGGACGGATGCTCTCATGGATTGAGATCATTTTTAATACTGTCAGCGATAAATGGCATGCAATTGGCCGACGTGCACTTCAGAATTTGATAATCCACAACAAGGAGCACTCCTACTTGCTGGAGCGGTCAGTTGAGATGTGCTATGTGACAGAGCGGCCAAAATCCTTGGAGAGCTACTTTGAAGTAGTGACCGGAATCCTTATCGAGCACACTGACTATCCGTTGGGCTTCTGGAGGATACTGGGAGCTGTCCTAGTAACCCTGGGTAGCCCGAAGCGGGAAATTCGCATGAAGTCCGCCAAGCTGCTCCGAATTCTCGAGGAGCGTGAGCAGAAGAACTCCCGGCTGCAAGATTTCGATATCAGTATATCTGATAAGACTACGGCGGTCTACAAGCTAGCACAGTTCGAGACATCGAAACGGCTTGCCCAACAGCATTCCGACTTGGcgttcatcctcttctctgAGTTCTCTCTGCATTTTAGGAATCTGCGGCCAGACAGCCAACGGAATCTGGTTGCTGCAATCCTTCCCTGGGTGCAGACGATAGAGTTGCAAGTTGATCCTAATGGTGGACCCACGGCCAAATCATACATGCTTCTTGCCAACCTTTTTGAGATTACTATCCGCTCGAGCACTATACTCCCAAACGAGGTCCAAGCTTTATGGCAGGCGTTGGCTACAGGTCCACATGGGGGAAATGTGCAACTCGTGCTGGACTTCGTGATCAGCCTTTGCTTAGAGCGTAAAGAGCAAAACTTCGTGGAATATGCCAAGCAAGTCGTGGTCTTCCTTTCGGGAACGCCTGCAGGGTCGAAAGTAATTGAATTCTTCCTGATGCAAGTCGGTCCCAAAAACATGGtacaagaaagaaaggacATAACTCCTGCACCTCCGGATGTCAAAAATCTACCGTACGTTGCCGATCTCGCAACGGTCCTCCCTGTCGGTAACAAGCAAGCCGGACTGTCCCTGGGCCAGGTTGCGCTCATCTTACTTGTGGATCTCATGGTTGCTCCCGTCACCCTCCCTCTTCCGGACGTGGCCAAACTCCTGCATGTGGTTATCATCCTCTGGGATCATTATACGCTTACCGTGCAGGAGCAAGCCAGGGAAATGCTTGTCCATCTTATCCACGAGTTAATTGCTGCTAAAATCGAGGACAACGAGCCGGCTGGGAGCAGACAGTCGATTGAAGATTTTGTGGAGTGCATTCGCAGAAGCGACCCTAAAGTAGTATGGGAATACGAGGACAATCACGAcaaagaggatgacgaggacgacagcCGCGTCCCACCCTCAATGTCTAGTGTTACCCGCGCGGTTGTTGACTTCTTCAGCCTTGCATATGAGGGCATCACTGACCTGTGGGCCAAAGAAGCCTTGAACTGGGCAACCTCATGTCCAGTTCGACACCTTGCATGCCGCTCtttccaggtcttccgctCAATCTCCACGTCGCTCGACTCTAGAATGCTCGCGGACATGTTGGCTCGGCTATCgaacaccatcgccgacgaggaggccgacTATAGAACTTTTTCTATGGAAATTCTGACAACCCTCAAGATCATAATCAGCTCGCGAGCACCATCGGATCTGTTACGCTATCCCCAGTTGTTTTGGACTACATGTGCTTGCTTGAACACCATACATGAGACGGAGTTTGTTGAGAGTATTGGCATGCTAGAGAAGTTTATGGATAGGGTCGATATGAGTGACCCAATGGTAGTCACGGAGCTCATCCAGGGCCAGCCACCAAAGTGGGAAAGCGGCTTTGATGGGATTCAAAATCTGGTCTACAAGGGTCTCAAGAGTTCGCAGTCACTTAACCGCACCCTCGACATCCTACATCGGCTTAGCGGCCTTCCGAACAATGATCTCATTGGAGACGGCAGCCGGCTGCTCTTCACCCTCCTGGCGAACCTATCCCATTTTCTCCACCAGTTTGACGCTGATGTGGACGATCCCAAAACTCTTGCTCGCGCAACATTGCTTGCGCGCGTGGCTGAGGGTGAAGGCTGTCCTCGTCTTGCGGCGTCCCTCCTTGGTTTTGCGAATGGGCAATACAAGGCGGAGAATGACTTCTTGAATCATATAATCACTGAGGTCAAGTCGTATTATTTCCCTCACCTGGATGTTCAGAGCCTGACTTTCCTCATGGGTCTGCTTACAAACGCAACCGATTGGTTCCGCCTCAAGGTTATGAAGATACTGTGCGCAGTGATTCCGGAGATCGAGATGCGTCGTTCCGATGTGACAAGCCATGGGCCTGATTTGATATCGCCCCTTCTGCGGCTCCTACAGACTGATCTTTGCCCTCAAGCATTGCAAGTCATGGATCATATCATGACTGTTTCGGGCAACCCAATGGAGCGCCATCATATCCGAATGAGCATGGCATCATCCACATCGTCAAGGGCAATTCGGAAAGAATATGAGCGGATTCAAAGTCTTTACGGCATTCCAGAACCTACAGGGTGGTCCATCCCAATGCCGGCCGCTCAGTCAGGTGTCACGCGACATAATGTTCATGCCGTCTTCTACACATGCGCTGAGGTTGACCGCATGGAGGCACAGGAAACTGCACCGTCTGAAGTTGAATTCCATGCAGATGAGTACAATGACAACTTCTTGACCATGCGAGCCGATACGATGCAATCGATTGAAACGCAGCCAGACGGCAACATGGGCGATATTGTGCAGAAATTAGATAGTTTAGATGACTTTTTCGAAGACACCGAAACGTCTCACCCAACGCTTGATGCCTTGCCGGACATGGCATTGCGTGGCTTCGCAGGAAGTTATGTGGATTCGAACGCGAGTATATACGACCAACAAACTGCACCGATTTTGCGCAAATCTCTGGCACGaacagcttcatcctcctcgtttCACAACGGTCTAGTTGACTCTCGCCCTTCAAACATGCGCTTTGACAGCGTTGGAATGCACTCTGCCGGCACACCGACACCTCACTCTTCTACTCAAACGCTACGCCCCGTGTCTCATACCCGTTCTGTTACCTCGCCGGTCAACCATGTGTTTTCCCCACCGGCAGGTCCGCAGTTCTCTACTCCACAGATAGGAGCCCATGAGCCTACTTTCCTCTCCGATGACGAGATAGACGAAGGTTCGTTTGATTTCGATGAACGGCTGGTCGTGCACAAGCACCCGGTGCATCATATGGCCAATCAGCCTCGCAGCGCAACTGATGGATCGTCGTCGCTCGAATCGATGATCCGAAGTGGGATGAGGCGCCTTACGGGCAGTACAGCAGCGAGTAGGGACAAAGAGCGGCAACGTGAGTTTGTCCGTGCTCAGCACCGGGCTCTCGCCCAGACGGCCAATTCACCACGCGTGCCGAAGGTGCCGGCGGAATACCTTGCGGGATCAGCAAGCAACCCAAATTCCCCGGGTTAG